From the genome of Candidatus Obscuribacterales bacterium:
TGTCGTCCTAACTTTCTTTCAAATTCATGGAAAAAAGCTGAACACTAGCTGTTGCCCAAAACCTACAGCTTGCGCTGATAGTCTTCCAATAAGTCCACTAAACGGCTTTGAATGCGGGTTGGTACCAGATCAGATAACGGCACCTGCCGCTGTTCCCCTAGGGTGATCATAGTACTTGCCAAAATCTGTTCAACAGCCGATGCATCGATTGGATCTGATTCGAGCAATGGATAAAGTTGTTCAGATAGGGTTGTATGTAACTTAGCATCTCGTAAATACAGATGCCACTTAGCTACATCGATATAGATCTGGTCTCCAATTTCTGCTGCTAGTTTTTCAATGGCTTCATTAGAGATTGGATGGGTCATGGGGTGACCTCCGTAAAGAATAGGACTATGGAATCAGCAAGACTTATGGGATAGGAGTACTACTTCTTTGCAAAACCCTTCCCGCTTGTTGCTTCAGTTGAGACCGAGTAATCAGCGATCGCAAAAATGTATAGCCCATGGATCACTAATGCGGTCAGCCAACCTCCGGTTAGCCAAACAGTCCAACCCCAGTCTTGAAACTGGAGCGTGCGCACAAACCAA
Proteins encoded in this window:
- a CDS encoding 2TM domain-containing protein produces the protein MPPRWPRKPDRADPAFRKLDDRMNFATHVALFAASNSGVWFVRTLQFQDWGWTVWLTGGWLTALVIHGLYIFAIADYSVSTEATSGKGFAKK
- a CDS encoding DUF3181 family protein, whose product is MTHPISNEAIEKLAAEIGDQIYIDVAKWHLYLRDAKLHTTLSEQLYPLLESDPIDASAVEQILASTMITLGEQRQVPLSDLVPTRIQSRLVDLLEDYQRKL